A single region of the Streptomyces caelestis genome encodes:
- a CDS encoding TIGR03943 family putative permease subunit: MNRLAQTALLFLLGATLLHAGLTDLYLRYVKAGLRPLVLLAGVVLIVTAAATLWYERRHAAERRPHHHEPRISWLLALPVLALILVAPPALGSYSAAHTGTALTKPFGFPDLPAGGPLRLGVADYAGRAVYDDGRSLRDRELKITGFVTLDRAGAPYLVRMGLNCCAADAQPVKIALTGNIPPVLSPDTWLEITGRYTPRRTKDPVNDGPIPYLDVTTARPVPAPSDPYDETWNN, from the coding sequence GTGAACCGCCTGGCCCAGACGGCCCTCCTCTTCCTGCTCGGCGCGACACTCCTGCACGCCGGTCTGACGGACCTCTATCTGCGCTACGTCAAGGCGGGCCTGCGCCCGCTGGTCCTGCTGGCGGGCGTGGTGCTGATCGTGACGGCGGCGGCGACGCTCTGGTACGAACGCCGCCACGCAGCCGAGCGACGGCCCCACCACCACGAGCCCCGTATCTCCTGGCTCCTCGCCCTCCCCGTCCTCGCCCTGATCCTGGTCGCCCCGCCGGCCCTGGGCTCCTACAGCGCGGCCCACACGGGCACGGCCCTGACGAAGCCCTTCGGTTTCCCGGACCTCCCCGCCGGCGGGCCCCTGCGACTCGGCGTGGCCGACTACGCCGGCCGCGCGGTCTACGACGACGGCCGCTCCCTCCGCGACCGCGAGCTGAAGATCACCGGTTTCGTCACCCTGGACCGGGCGGGCGCTCCCTACCTGGTCCGCATGGGCCTCAACTGCTGCGCGGCGGACGCCCAGCCGGTCAAGATCGCCCTGACCGGCAACATCCCCCCGGTCCTGAGCCCGGACACCTGGCTGGAGATCACCGGCCGGTACACCCCCCGCCGGACCAAGGACCCGGTCAACGACGGCCCGATCCCGTACCTCGACGTCACCACAGCCAGACCGGTACCAGCACCGTCCGACCCGTACGACGAGACATGGAACAACTGA
- a CDS encoding restriction endonuclease, with protein MAGRVRGAAARRRRAARLKAVAAGSGLVLVLLAVFWSVVWPYITGAVILGGVGAAGWWLWRTDRLVRGRDRLWRQEDAVKAGHRTLAEVDAMTGTEFEELVAALCRRDGCRDVRRVGGANDNGADVVGRLPDGRSVVIQCKRYAPSSTIASRELRDLLGAKVHFGADLAVFVTTTRFSRPSEKFALQHGILAVHRDHLGLWNNGASLLSLSEVNGQGQGDPRHRARWKRAYGN; from the coding sequence ATGGCAGGGCGTGTACGGGGTGCTGCTGCTCGCAGGCGGCGGGCCGCACGGCTGAAGGCGGTTGCGGCCGGCAGTGGCCTGGTACTGGTCTTGCTGGCGGTGTTCTGGTCGGTCGTGTGGCCGTACATCACTGGGGCAGTGATCCTCGGCGGCGTCGGAGCGGCAGGCTGGTGGCTGTGGCGTACGGACCGGCTCGTGCGCGGCCGGGACCGTCTGTGGCGGCAGGAAGACGCGGTGAAGGCCGGTCATCGGACACTGGCCGAAGTGGACGCGATGACCGGCACCGAATTCGAGGAACTGGTCGCAGCCCTCTGCCGACGGGACGGGTGCAGGGACGTCCGGCGAGTGGGCGGCGCCAACGACAACGGCGCTGACGTCGTCGGCCGCCTTCCGGACGGTCGAAGCGTGGTGATCCAGTGCAAGCGCTACGCCCCGAGCAGCACGATCGCGAGTCGTGAGCTGCGCGATCTGCTCGGCGCCAAGGTGCACTTCGGGGCCGACTTGGCCGTGTTCGTGACGACTACGCGATTCAGCCGCCCCTCAGAGAAGTTCGCGCTGCAGCACGGAATCCTCGCCGTGCACCGGGACCACCTCGGGCTGTGGAACAACGGGGCCTCCCTGCTGTCCCTGAGCGAGGTGAACGGCCAAGGGCAGGGCGACCCCCGCCACCGAGCGCGCTGGAAGCGGGCGTACGGGAATTGA
- a CDS encoding NucA/NucB deoxyribonuclease domain-containing protein translates to MHIYDALNRPERTFPSWPGKSVPGAKEPLHRVVGPKKIDDNRNKSIKECKKVWGDYTGSGLECDEYPFASTKEGSTKGDNRFSVRLIDGKDNRKGGERLNEMYTLNRVLNGDPFYVKITN, encoded by the coding sequence GTGCACATCTACGACGCACTGAACCGTCCCGAGCGCACCTTCCCCTCCTGGCCCGGAAAGAGCGTCCCGGGAGCGAAGGAACCCCTGCACCGAGTCGTGGGTCCGAAGAAGATCGACGACAATCGCAACAAGTCCATCAAGGAATGCAAGAAGGTCTGGGGCGACTACACCGGCAGTGGCCTGGAGTGCGACGAGTACCCCTTCGCCTCCACCAAGGAAGGGTCCACCAAGGGCGACAACCGCTTCTCCGTCCGGCTGATCGACGGTAAGGACAACCGCAAGGGCGGAGAGCGCCTCAACGAGATGTACACCCTCAACCGCGTCCTGAACGGCGACCCCTTCTACGTGAAGATCACCAACTAG